The Podarcis muralis chromosome 16, rPodMur119.hap1.1, whole genome shotgun sequence genomic interval CAATATAATTTTGTGACATCAAAATATCCTTAAATGCCCCCCACAACAATTGCTGACTTAACGCTGAGCACACACACTCCCCCCGAGTGAACTGTAGGACTAGGAAGGTTCTGCAGGCTATAGACATCCTAACATAATGCAAAAGGGCAGATAATGGATTTGGGGTGCGTAGGCCGGTTCCAGGAATTTGCgcatcccctcccaaaaaaaaggcATGACAAGACATCCCTCCCTCTCTACCACAAGCACGCCGATTTCCACACTCCTTAGAATACAATTCCTGCAGATCCCTGCCCCTATGCTCATATTGGGAAATATTTATCATGCCCAGTAAGTATTCCCAAGCCCTTATAGGGCACAATTGACCCCGGTTAAGAGTCTCTGCTCAGACGCCTCCACAAAGAGACTGGCCTAGTGTGCACAGTTTCTGGGGGAGCCCTAGGATGTGGAAGAAGgtcagagagcttcatggcctCCCGTCAGCTTGTGGAAGAGTTCTTCATCCAGCGTCTGGCTCCTGTCATTTGCACGGGTGGACAAGAAGATGTACCCGCCAATGTATTCGTGCACGATCTTGCAGCCAGCAGAAATGCAGCTGAAGGCCACATTGATGTGCTCATCAAACTCTATGGCCACCTGGGGAAAGAAGGTTAAAAGCTGAGCTTGCGGACGTCTCTTTGGGTGATCACCTATGGTGCGTATATATCTTGTACAGGCGAATAAGCAAAAAAGTTTAAAGGGTTGTTCTCTTTAGGCCaaaactgcaggggggggggagggaagacatgTCCTTTTACTTGCGCATTTGTCTCAATCAAATCTAATGCAAGGATaggcaatgtggtaccctccaaatgttgctcaactcgcaacttccatcatccacagccaatggtcagggacgatggagCATGGAGGCAGGGGCAGCCTGTCCCGTTTTGCCACGGGGAAATGGGAAGGGCTGTGCTGTCGCCCCCACTGCCTGCCCTGTCGCCTCCACTGTTAATTTGTTAGTAAGAGTCAGGGACTGGCTACGAGAAATGCATATTCAGAGAACTCAAATCccaatctccccaccccaccgctGACCTGCCGGATATCCCAGTTGACGTTCCACTGGCGCATATTGCTGAACCGCCAGGTCTTCACCACGTCTCCAACGGCCAGGTCAATGCGGATCAAGCGGTTGTTGGCGATGCCCAAGATTTCATCCTTCCGGCTGCCCTTGAACCTGCACACAAAGATGGCAAGGCTCTGCGTTTTTGCTTGCATTTATAAGGTTCCTCTACTTCTAACCTGGAGGGAGTGTGTAATTGAAGAGCTAAAGGCTGCGTCATCACCATCACTGCAGGGAGGGTGGGAGCtgctacaaatttaataaataataatagcaacaataataTGGGAGGAGCTGGTTGCCTCTAACAGCTACTACAGCCCCCTTCTCTACATTTTCAACCTTcagtttaaaaaggaaagcaaatcGCTAGTCCTCATGTTttcagtacaggcaactccccatttacgcgGGGGTTGCGCTCCGAGGCACTGTGTGCATCAGCGGGACACAGGTAAGCCTGTCCCCGTCCTGTTatgccacacaccccttcctagtGTCCAAAACTGCACATGCCAGCAATTGTGCGCATGTTGAATGTGCGCAAATGGGGAGTTACCTGTAATAGAAGCATTGCAGGTATGCCGTGTTGATACCTACTAGCCCAATAGGAAGGAATCTGCAGTTCGTTGGGGGAATGTATGCAAAAGTTCTGGGATAATAAGTGTTTTTaccttttttgtgatttttgaaaATAATAGCAACAAAGTTTTGCACTATGAAAAAGTTAATACATTAAGTAAGGGCTGGACATCCCTATACATTTTatagtaaaccactttgaggttttctacaatcaaaTGGTACATAAATTgcatgaattaaataaataaaaatggtggtGTGGTGTTACAAAGACTAAAATTTATAGTGGCTTAAGCTTTGGTAGGCTAGAGGCCCCTTCATCAGAGGCAGTTAAGCCCCAAAAGTTTATGCAGCAATAAATTTGTTAGACTCTAAGGTGCCACAAAATACTTCGTTGGGTTTGCTGCAATATAATAGCTGAGCTACACCTCCAGAATTTTTTATCCCAAATTATAAATCATTTATGCAGCATAACATTGTAAAGACATGATCCAGCCATGAATTGCGCAATTTTTAACTCCATGAATTTCAGTAAGAAAGTTATCCAAAGCAACTCCAAAGCAAattcaggagagaggaggaagatagCATCAGGAGACTTTGCCTAGCAATGGGTTGTAGCTAAGcacagtcctactcagagtagacccactgaaattgattggCATGACTAACCTGGCTTCATTATTTTCAGCAGAATTTAGTTTGATACAACCCGGTGTGTTTTAACATGGGCTCAACTCTTTGGTGCTGAAAACCAAGAGGATTTTAAATCTGCATTTGGTTGACCTTgttcattattaaaaaaaacttttaaaagaaccAACAGAGGTTTCTCTGATGCCAAGTCCCACATCCTgccttccacagtggccaaccagatgcctccagtCAGCCATGATGGCAGTGGTTCATTCCTTTCATTGCTcctcagcagctgatattcagcgATATATATACTGCTTCTGAACCTGGAAGTTCCATTTTGCCATAATGACCAACAGCCCTTGATAGACCTCTGTGGATTTTTCACACGTCTTCTTAGATGGTTTTAACACAGCATCTGTCACCCTGTCAGAccaaaaggcccatctagtccagcatcctgttctcacagtggccagccaatgTCTGTGGGGAGCCTGCAAGCAGCACCTGAATGCAAGAGCGACTCTCCTAATCCCTGCTGCCAATCTgttattctcagcaactggtattcagaggtaaactgcctctgactctggaggtagaacatagctatgTTCTATGCATCGGATGAAGGACTCCCTCTTGTCTGCCTTCTCTGGTTTCACTGGTTGCCCCCAAATTCTACTATTATCAgaggtgtgtggggtgggtgtgctACACATCAGtttatttcaaataaacaaatatcatgagaaagggaggaggaaagacttCTTCAGACATGCAAATAACTTCCAGAAGTTGCctttcagaataaaataaaataacgcTGAAAGGTTTTTCATTCGTGCTGTCGACACCAGCGGCAGTTCATGAAAAGGTACTTCAGTTCCCCCCATATGGTTTTCAGGgaagctcagcagtttctttacCTGACTACAAAATAAGAGATGCCAAAATCGGGGAGCGACTGCCAAACTTGAATAAACTTCATCTTGGCATCGGGGAGCGACAGCTGGGCCACGTTCTGGTAGGCCTCCAGGATGCGAGGGGTTAGCTGTGAGAGTTGCAAAGGGAGAGATTAGTGCAAACCTCCTCCTTGACCTCAGAACCATCTCCCCAAAAAGTTTGGTCACGGGTATCTCAGGAGGTGTGCGAATGCATGGTGAATAAACAAAGAAGCTTTGAAAAACCTACGGCAGATTTTAattatgtgtattttaaaaaagaaattggttTGATGCTTGTGAACTGCTTAGAAGCTACTTCGGCAACTGAGAGGTGTAGAATAAATTAATACTAATAATGTgaccatgatgggaattgtagtcttgaggccaaaggttcctcactacCCAATCTATAGGAATGCCCCATGTTAAGACTTCAATGAATCTGATCTGTAGATTGACTTTTTCTCCTGGCAACTGCTGTCAAAGCAATCAGTCAGTGGATTGGGGCCAGTTGGGGCCGTGTGGCCCAAAATTACCTGCTTTGGTTTGAATTTCTTCTGGTAGCGAGGGGACACAAGCCACTGGGCTCCCTCGGCCTGCTGAGCAAGGCGTGCGTCCGGGTTGGTTTGCTGCAGCTTCAGAAAGGACAGGATGTTCTCCACCTCGGCCTGGTAGGATGAGTCTGCCATGGTCTTCCCCTTCGCTGCCAACCTACAACCCGCCATCCAACGGGCATATTGCTGCTCCTggtgagggagaggaggaaaacacTTTCCTTACACTGAGTTCGCTCTAGCTACTCCTGCAACAGCCCCTCACCCATCCTTATACAAGGCTGTTTGGAGGAAGTAAGCTGAGATGGCGCTAGATCCGAGGTCCAGGCTTTGTGGGGGCATTCTTTGTACTCggcctggaaactgcagttagtgcagaagaCTGCAGCACAGACTATTGAGAAAACCAAGACCCTGGCTGCGTtcttgccatacatttaaagtgctatgataccacaGTAAATAGCTAtggcttccccccccaaaaaattctgtagtttgttaatggtgctgagtgTTGTTCAGAGACTCAAAGAGCTATTATTTCTTTATTGATTTATCAAGCTTATTAGATTTATAGAaaatctcaggatggttcacaaaaCCCActgccagagttccctgggaagagggactgatggttaaaccactgGGAATTGTAAGCTCTGGGAGGGGAGCGGCGGCCCACCTGTCAGAGATGCTGTGCTGCAGTTGCACTGATTTTAGATGATGACTTTCAGGGCTCCTTCCAactatggtagggttgccatagttcaaaaagtaaaaaccaggacgccccgaaaagttgttgagctttctttttaggaagaccccaagaCTGTTGACGTACGGCAGCCCTAAACTATGGTTCTAAACCGGGCTTCGCCACCACCCCACTCACATCCGAACATCGCAAGTGTACTTCGCTCATCCCGTCGGGGGAAGGTACCAAGAGCTTGATGCAAAATTTCTGGCCAGAGATGTTGACGTCCGGCACCACCTCACAG includes:
- the FERMT3 gene encoding fermitin family homolog 3 isoform X2, yielding MPAHFSDSAETEACYRMLSVSQTGLTPDQILQMHRPGSLSEKTQINSRWLDSSRTLLQQEVKENDCLWLRFKYYSFFDLEPKYDAVRINQLYEQARWAVLLEETDCTEEEMVVFAALQYHINELSLNTNPVEQSGDSGLDDLDKALATLEVKLEGSSAAPNVLDSLTVIPELKDYLRIFRPRKLTLKGYKQYWVIFKETSISYYKSPEEALGEPVQQLSLKGCEVVPDVNISGQKFCIKLLVPSPDGMSEVHLRCSDEQQYARWMAGCRLAAKGKTMADSSYQAEVENILSFLKLQQTNPDARLAQQAEGAQWLVSPRYQKKFKPKQLTPRILEAYQNVAQLSLPDAKMKFIQVWQSLPDFGISYFVVRFKGSRKDEILGIANNRLIRIDLAVGDVVKTWRFSNMRQWNVNWDIRQVAIEFDEHINVAFSCISAGCKIVHEYIGGYIFLSTRANDRSQTLDEELFHKLTGGHEAL